A single window of Granulicella mallensis MP5ACTX8 DNA harbors:
- a CDS encoding retron St85 family RNA-directed DNA polymerase codes for MITPLVSFTSFAQFEQALRDSRVSAHSGASFSNSLEVDRLVKSARELYGRGLPPIVSSRTFSLLFGVSPRLISAMTKSPEKYWRTFEIKKRSGKGRNIAAPRVFLKTVQRFLLRFVLEKIPIHPNAFGFAPGKGIFKHAERHLKARFVLTLDIADFFPSISWTQVRDIFANIGFPDGVPSLLADLCTRNKVFPQGAPTSPYLSNLIFLKTDEALTEAANQFEMRYSRYADDLTFSCDSQPSDEARLAFEQIIRDAGFRIQHSKTRLRGPSQAREVTGLLVNEKIQPSRHTRRLLRAKFHNLLRSTSLEQETLPSLGGWASYVNSYDVVKGEEYLSIVRSKAR; via the coding sequence GTGATCACGCCGCTTGTCTCTTTCACATCTTTCGCGCAGTTCGAACAGGCACTCCGTGACTCTAGGGTAAGTGCGCACAGCGGAGCTTCGTTTAGCAACTCCCTAGAAGTCGATCGACTTGTTAAATCTGCACGAGAGCTTTACGGGAGAGGTTTACCTCCGATCGTTTCTAGCCGTACTTTTTCGTTACTTTTTGGCGTAAGCCCTCGCTTGATTTCTGCGATGACCAAATCGCCCGAAAAATACTGGCGAACATTCGAGATCAAGAAACGCTCAGGTAAGGGCCGAAATATTGCAGCGCCCAGAGTTTTTCTCAAGACAGTACAGCGGTTTTTGTTGCGCTTTGTTTTGGAGAAAATCCCAATCCATCCCAACGCGTTTGGATTTGCTCCTGGCAAGGGGATTTTCAAACATGCTGAGCGGCACCTTAAAGCAAGATTTGTGCTTACACTCGACATAGCAGATTTCTTCCCCTCAATCTCATGGACGCAAGTTAGAGATATATTTGCGAACATAGGCTTTCCTGATGGGGTCCCTTCACTGCTTGCAGATTTGTGCACCCGTAATAAAGTTTTCCCACAAGGGGCTCCGACAAGCCCCTATCTGTCAAACCTAATCTTTCTGAAAACTGATGAGGCTCTCACTGAAGCGGCGAATCAATTTGAAATGCGATACAGCCGTTATGCTGATGACCTAACGTTCTCTTGTGACTCACAACCCAGCGATGAGGCTCGTCTAGCTTTCGAGCAGATAATCAGAGATGCCGGTTTTAGGATCCAGCATTCGAAGACGCGATTACGGGGGCCTTCGCAAGCACGCGAAGTCACAGGTCTACTTGTGAATGAAAAAATTCAACCATCGAGACACACCAGACGACTGTTGCGGGCGAAATTTCATAATCTTTTACGCTCGACAAGTCTGGAACAAGAGACTTTGCCAAGTCTTGGGGGATGGGCAAGCTATGTGAATAGTTATGATGTCGTGAAAGGCGAAGAGTATCTATCGATTGTCAGGTCAAAGGCAAGATGA
- the rpoB gene encoding DNA-directed RNA polymerase subunit beta: protein MSNSTTNEMRAIRSRLDFSKIPTSIQIPNLIEVQRRSYERFLQMDKLPQEREDNGLQSVFTSVFPITDFRNVSELEFVDYSIGNWECKCGYLKGLNHLRTACTNCGHMVITDPFHPGDVLCKFCGTYNKNTPDFCTKCGDPVGLQLKYDQAECEERGMTYSAPLKVTIRLKIYDKDPETGVKSLRDMKEQEVFFGDIPLMSANGTFIVNGTERVIVSQLHRSPGVFFETANNRTYFLGKIIPYRGSWVEFEYDQKNTLYVRIDRKRKFLGTIFLRALGLRTDEEILKTFYTVDTINVKDGKLSWTVGAEEKPSHLVGTRSTAALNGADGKELVASGKKIGASALKHLRAGGVTSVEVETSEFDGAMIAADVIDMGTGELLYEANAELTADKLHKILQSGVATFEVFFPERDDVGNIISNTLRRDSVRKPEEALIEIYRKLRPGDPPTLDTATALFEGMFFDPRKYDFSRVGRLKFNIKLYEDQDPSGLDKRTLTPEDFYGTIRYLLKLRKNIGVVDDIDHLGNRRVRAVGELMENQFRIGLVRMERAIKEKMSVYQEMSTAMPHDLINAKPVMAAIREFFGSSQLSQFMDQTNPLSEITHKRRLSALGPGGLSRERAGFEVRDVHPTHYGRICPIETPEGPNIGLISSLSCFARINEYGFIESPYRRVKDGRVLDYVAVTNAGESGLRQGDFLEISESIKQNKELKKNGKRTMDLEPFSFYLSAWEEDRHTIAQANIELDAELNIVEDLVNARKQGNFVLVPKAEVDYVDVSPKQLVSVAASLVPFLEHDDANRALMGANMQRQSVPLLVAEAPFVGTGMEGVTARDSGAVILAKRNGIIDSVDSERIIVRVEGEHHPTQLSREVGSDIYQLTKFKRSNQNTCINQKPIVRKGDRVLKGQVIADGPCTEQGELGLGRNVLVAFMPWRGYNFEDAILISEKLVREDYYTSIHIEEFEIEARDTKLGPEEITRDIPNVSEHALRDLDESGIIRIGAKIGHNDILVGKVTPKGETQLTPEEKLLRAIFGEKAGDVRDASLTCPPGIEGTVVDVRIFSRKGQEKDQRALQIEQEMVEKLERNLADEIRILTDERLKRLEGILGSKEVLADLHDERTNKKLLSKGDILTRDIIELISTRNLKRIRYADKDPRVNEQIDEIEEMTSRQIDVLRKITNEKIGKMQKGDELSPGVIKMVKVYIAMKRKLSVGDKMAGRHGNKGVIARILPEEDMPYLPDGTPVEIVLNPLGVPSRMNVGQILETHLGWAAHELGAKVAALAAQHQEAGEVREIFKEAFKNTAALNQLLTLDDEQTMRVAAGMKRGIWFGTAVFDGARETEIKALLAAAGLPSSGKSMMFDGMTGDQFEQPVTVGYIYMLKLSHLVDDKIHARSIGPYSLITQQPLGGKAQFGGQRFGEMEVWALEAYGAAYILQELLTAKSDDVYGRTKIYEAIVKGEAAIEPGVPESFNVLIRELQSLCLDVELVKKTSTDESEVIALPELAVAD, encoded by the coding sequence ATGTCGAATTCGACCACCAACGAAATGCGCGCGATCCGCAGCCGTCTCGACTTTTCCAAGATTCCAACCAGCATCCAGATTCCGAATCTCATCGAGGTTCAGCGCCGCAGCTATGAGCGCTTCCTCCAGATGGACAAGCTCCCCCAGGAGCGCGAGGACAACGGCCTCCAGTCTGTCTTTACCTCCGTGTTTCCCATCACCGACTTCCGCAATGTCTCTGAGCTCGAGTTCGTCGATTACTCTATCGGCAACTGGGAGTGCAAGTGCGGTTACCTCAAGGGTCTGAACCACCTGCGCACGGCCTGCACCAACTGCGGCCACATGGTCATCACCGACCCCTTCCACCCGGGCGATGTGCTCTGCAAGTTCTGCGGAACCTACAACAAGAACACCCCTGATTTCTGCACCAAGTGCGGCGATCCTGTCGGTCTGCAGCTGAAGTACGACCAGGCCGAGTGCGAAGAGCGCGGCATGACCTACTCGGCTCCGCTGAAGGTCACCATCCGCCTGAAGATCTACGACAAGGACCCTGAGACGGGCGTCAAGAGCCTGCGTGACATGAAGGAGCAGGAAGTCTTCTTTGGCGACATCCCCCTGATGTCGGCGAACGGCACCTTCATCGTCAACGGTACCGAGCGCGTCATCGTCAGCCAGTTGCACCGTTCGCCCGGCGTCTTCTTTGAGACGGCGAACAACCGTACCTACTTCCTCGGCAAGATCATTCCGTACCGCGGTTCGTGGGTCGAGTTCGAGTACGACCAGAAGAACACCCTCTACGTCCGCATCGATCGCAAGCGCAAGTTCCTGGGCACCATCTTCCTTCGCGCGCTCGGTCTGCGCACGGACGAGGAGATCCTCAAGACCTTCTACACGGTCGACACCATCAACGTGAAGGACGGCAAGCTGTCGTGGACGGTTGGCGCGGAAGAGAAGCCGAGCCACCTCGTCGGCACTCGCTCGACCGCGGCCCTCAACGGCGCGGACGGCAAGGAGCTCGTCGCTTCCGGCAAGAAGATCGGCGCCTCCGCGCTGAAGCATCTTCGGGCGGGTGGCGTCACCTCGGTTGAGGTGGAGACCAGCGAGTTCGACGGCGCCATGATCGCGGCCGATGTCATCGACATGGGCACCGGCGAGCTGCTGTACGAAGCCAACGCCGAGCTCACCGCCGACAAGCTGCACAAGATTCTGCAGTCCGGCGTTGCCACGTTCGAGGTCTTCTTCCCCGAGCGCGACGATGTAGGTAACATCATCTCGAACACCCTTCGCCGCGACTCCGTGCGCAAGCCGGAAGAGGCGTTGATCGAGATCTACCGCAAGCTGCGTCCCGGCGACCCACCGACGCTCGACACCGCGACCGCGCTCTTCGAAGGCATGTTCTTCGATCCGCGCAAGTACGACTTCTCGCGCGTTGGCCGTCTCAAGTTCAACATCAAGCTGTATGAGGACCAGGACCCCAGCGGGCTCGACAAGCGCACGCTGACCCCTGAGGACTTCTACGGCACGATCCGTTACCTCCTCAAGCTGCGCAAGAACATCGGCGTAGTGGACGATATCGATCACCTTGGCAACCGCCGCGTCCGCGCGGTCGGTGAGCTCATGGAGAACCAGTTCCGTATCGGCCTGGTTCGCATGGAGCGCGCGATCAAGGAAAAGATGTCGGTCTACCAGGAGATGTCGACGGCGATGCCGCACGACCTCATCAACGCCAAGCCGGTCATGGCCGCGATCCGCGAGTTCTTCGGTTCTTCGCAGCTCTCGCAGTTCATGGATCAGACCAACCCCCTGTCCGAGATCACGCACAAGCGCCGCCTGTCGGCCCTTGGGCCTGGTGGTCTGTCCCGTGAGCGCGCCGGCTTCGAAGTCCGCGACGTTCACCCGACCCACTATGGCCGCATCTGCCCGATTGAGACGCCTGAAGGTCCGAACATCGGCCTGATCTCGTCGCTGTCGTGCTTTGCGCGCATCAACGAGTACGGCTTCATTGAGAGCCCGTACCGCCGCGTCAAGGATGGCCGCGTACTCGACTACGTCGCCGTCACCAACGCCGGTGAGTCCGGTCTGCGTCAGGGCGACTTCCTCGAGATCTCCGAATCGATCAAGCAGAACAAGGAGCTCAAGAAGAACGGCAAGCGCACGATGGACCTGGAGCCCTTCAGCTTCTATCTGTCGGCGTGGGAAGAGGATCGCCACACGATCGCTCAGGCCAACATCGAACTCGATGCTGAACTGAACATCGTGGAGGACCTGGTCAACGCGCGTAAGCAGGGCAACTTCGTACTCGTGCCCAAGGCCGAGGTCGACTATGTCGACGTCTCGCCGAAGCAGCTCGTATCGGTGGCCGCCTCGCTCGTTCCGTTCCTCGAGCATGACGATGCGAACCGCGCCCTGATGGGTGCGAACATGCAGCGCCAGTCCGTTCCGTTGCTCGTTGCCGAAGCTCCTTTCGTCGGCACCGGCATGGAAGGCGTTACAGCACGCGACTCCGGCGCTGTGATCCTGGCCAAGCGCAACGGCATCATCGACTCGGTCGACTCCGAGCGCATCATCGTGCGCGTAGAAGGCGAGCACCACCCCACGCAGCTCTCGCGTGAGGTCGGTTCGGACATCTATCAGCTCACGAAGTTCAAGCGCTCCAACCAGAACACCTGCATCAACCAGAAGCCGATCGTTCGCAAGGGCGACCGTGTTCTCAAGGGTCAGGTGATCGCGGACGGTCCGTGCACGGAGCAGGGCGAGCTTGGTCTCGGCCGCAACGTGCTGGTTGCGTTTATGCCGTGGCGTGGTTACAACTTCGAGGACGCGATCCTCATCTCGGAAAAGCTGGTCCGCGAGGACTACTACACCTCGATCCACATCGAGGAGTTCGAGATCGAAGCGCGCGACACGAAGCTGGGGCCGGAAGAGATCACGCGTGATATCCCCAACGTCTCCGAGCACGCTCTGCGTGATCTGGACGAGTCGGGCATCATCCGTATCGGTGCCAAGATCGGCCACAACGACATCCTCGTCGGCAAGGTCACGCCCAAGGGCGAGACCCAGCTCACGCCGGAAGAGAAGCTGCTCCGCGCCATCTTCGGTGAAAAGGCCGGCGATGTTCGCGACGCTTCGCTGACGTGCCCTCCGGGCATCGAAGGCACGGTCGTCGATGTTCGCATCTTCTCGCGCAAGGGTCAGGAAAAGGACCAGCGCGCGTTGCAGATCGAGCAGGAGATGGTCGAGAAGCTGGAGCGCAACCTCGCCGATGAGATTCGTATTCTCACCGACGAGCGCCTCAAGCGTCTCGAAGGCATCCTGGGAAGCAAGGAAGTTCTTGCCGACCTGCACGACGAGCGCACCAACAAGAAGCTGTTGAGCAAGGGCGACATTCTGACCCGCGACATCATCGAGCTGATCTCCACGCGTAACCTGAAGCGTATTCGCTACGCCGACAAGGATCCCCGCGTGAACGAGCAGATCGACGAGATCGAGGAGATGACCTCGCGCCAGATCGACGTACTGCGCAAGATCACCAACGAGAAGATCGGCAAGATGCAGAAGGGCGATGAACTCTCGCCCGGTGTCATCAAGATGGTCAAGGTCTATATCGCGATGAAGCGCAAGCTTTCGGTCGGCGATAAGATGGCCGGACGCCACGGTAACAAGGGTGTTATCGCACGTATCCTCCCCGAGGAAGACATGCCGTATCTGCCCGATGGAACCCCGGTCGAGATCGTTCTGAACCCGCTCGGTGTGCCTTCGCGTATGAACGTCGGTCAGATTCTCGAAACGCACCTCGGATGGGCAGCACACGAGCTCGGCGCGAAGGTTGCCGCTCTCGCTGCGCAGCATCAGGAGGCCGGTGAAGTTCGCGAGATCTTCAAGGAAGCGTTCAAGAACACGGCAGCGCTCAACCAGCTTCTGACCCTCGACGACGAGCAGACCATGCGCGTTGCCGCCGGTATGAAGCGCGGTATCTGGTTCGGCACGGCAGTGTTCGACGGCGCACGCGAGACGGAGATCAAGGCGCTGCTCGCAGCGGCCGGTCTCCCCAGCTCCGGCAAGAGCATGATGTTCGACGGCATGACGGGCGACCAGTTCGAACAGCCCGTTACGGTCGGCTACATCTACATGCTCAAGCTGTCTCACCTTGTCGACGACAAGATTCACGCTCGCTCAATCGGGCCGTACTCGCTCATCACCCAGCAGCCGCTCGGTGGTAAGGCGCAGTTCGGCGGACAGCGCTTCGGTGAGATGGAAGTGTGGGCGCTTGAAGCTTATGGCGCCGCTTACATCCTGCAGGAGCTGCTCACCGCGAAGTCCGATGACGTCTATGGCCGTACCAAGATCTACGAGGCCATCGTCAAGGGTGAGGCCGCGATCGAACCGGGCGTGCCCGAGTCGTTCAACGTTCTCATCCGCGAGCTGCAGTCGCTTTGCCTCGATGTCGAGCTGGTCAAGAAGACCAGCACCGACGAATCAGAGGTCATCGCACTGCCCGAGCTTGCGGTCGCCGACTAG
- a CDS encoding type II toxin-antitoxin system VapC family toxin, producing MRVLVDGHAFVWALLQDPRVSKKARSILFSEEHELFFSLATLWELSLKIRLGKLRNLTSSIAYLNDELAEYRITVLPITYQDILTVEHLESHHRDPFDRVLIAQAINNSLTLLTNDSNIKLYSNVTTLW from the coding sequence GTGAGAGTTCTGGTCGACGGTCACGCCTTCGTCTGGGCGCTTCTGCAAGACCCCAGAGTCTCGAAGAAAGCGCGCAGCATCCTGTTCTCAGAGGAGCATGAACTCTTCTTCTCTTTGGCGACCCTCTGGGAACTCAGCCTGAAGATCCGGCTGGGCAAACTCCGCAACCTCACCTCGTCCATCGCCTACCTGAATGATGAGTTGGCAGAGTATCGAATTACCGTTCTTCCCATCACCTATCAGGACATCCTCACCGTCGAACATCTCGAGTCTCACCATCGAGACCCGTTCGACCGCGTTCTCATCGCACAGGCCATCAATAACAGCCTGACGTTGCTCACCAACGACTCCAACATCAAGCTCTACTCGAATGTAACGACCCTCTGGTAA
- a CDS encoding retron St85 family effector protein, with amino-acid sequence MTSDSSSIDAGRFEAFVGGRARKIFVNVFLCGKAFDSTLSASDLVKRDIRAYLNERLTATNKNCRVFFGEHTDLINQYAKAMGNITGIPLKNTNLALFEMQLAHFVDLIVIFPSSAGSFAELGMFVAKESLGKKLFLIQEPTHRTAKSFVAKGPVDFVVKRSGTVLYLDYTDMESVYKAVQAKITALHEVKLSDELFGES; translated from the coding sequence GTGACTTCAGACTCGTCGTCCATCGATGCTGGAAGATTCGAAGCTTTTGTTGGCGGAAGAGCTAGAAAGATATTTGTTAATGTCTTCCTTTGTGGAAAAGCCTTTGACTCAACGCTCTCAGCCTCTGATTTGGTCAAAAGGGACATTCGAGCATACTTGAACGAGCGGCTAACAGCTACGAACAAAAACTGCAGGGTTTTCTTTGGTGAACACACGGATCTTATTAATCAGTACGCAAAAGCCATGGGAAATATCACAGGTATTCCTCTTAAGAATACAAATCTCGCTCTTTTTGAGATGCAGCTTGCCCATTTTGTCGACCTAATCGTGATTTTTCCTAGCAGTGCGGGTTCTTTTGCTGAATTGGGAATGTTTGTAGCGAAGGAGTCGTTGGGAAAGAAATTGTTCTTGATTCAAGAGCCAACACATCGCACGGCAAAAAGCTTCGTCGCGAAGGGGCCTGTCGACTTTGTTGTTAAGCGATCAGGTACTGTTTTGTATCTGGACTACACAGACATGGAATCAGTTTACAAGGCGGTTCAGGCAAAGATTACAGCGCTTCATGAGGTGAAACTCTCAGATGAACTATTTGGTGAATCCTGA
- a CDS encoding type II toxin-antitoxin system Phd/YefM family antitoxin: MEVNIHHAKTHLSKLISAAESGEEVIIARNGAPAVKLVPVHAATKRPRKQMWGAGIGKIWIASDFDSKGTNDEIADLFENTKDFE; the protein is encoded by the coding sequence ATGGAAGTCAACATCCATCACGCCAAGACCCATCTCTCCAAGCTCATCTCAGCAGCCGAGAGCGGGGAAGAGGTCATCATCGCGCGTAATGGTGCTCCAGCCGTTAAATTGGTTCCTGTTCATGCGGCGACGAAGAGACCCAGAAAGCAGATGTGGGGAGCCGGGATCGGCAAAATCTGGATTGCCTCTGACTTCGACTCGAAGGGAACCAACGACGAGATCGCCGACCTTTTCGAAAACACGAAGGACTTCGAGTGA
- the rpoC gene encoding DNA-directed RNA polymerase subunit beta', producing MFRSSPFELTGPITDFDSIKIQLASPEKIRSWSHGEVTKPETINYRTFKPERDGLFCARIFGPITDWECLCGKYKRMKHRGVICDKCGVEVTLSKVRRERLGHIELASPCSHVWFFKGLPSRIGHLLDISLRELEAVLYFESYVVVDPGDAPVKEREVIKDENRFRELDQQYRPSGFKAMMGAEAIKELLKRVEITELAIELRERMKTETSLQKKLKYAKRLKVVEAFRRSDNKPQWMILDVIPVIPPELRPLVPLDGGRFATSDLNDLYRRVINRNNRLKKLMDLHAPEVIVRNEKRMLQEAVDALFDNGRRGRVLRGANNRPLKSLSDTLKGKQGRFRQNLLGKRVDYSGRSVIVVGPELKLHQCGLPKKMALELFKPFIYHRLEQTGHCTTIKQAKEMVEQQDPIVWDILEEVIKDHPVLLNRAPTLHRLGIQAFEPVLVEGKAIKIHPLVCTAFNADFDGDQMAVHIPLSPEAQIEASVLMLASHNILSPASGQPITVPTQDLVLGLYYLTKAKVGAQGEGRVFANIEEVLMALEAKQVETLTPIRLRYTGPVLDMTTAYDDQDLTHTEPVEFTRQFINTTVGRAILNDRLPEGMPYVNGLLKKKGIGQLINYLYLNLGLEVTVHALDRIKELGFQYATKSGLSVGLDDMVIPDSKYTVVHEAEKQVIAMQQQYLDGSITNLERSNKVTQMWSGVTERVADDMFNNMKRADKEGAMNPIYIMADSGARGSKQQIRQLSGMRGLMAKPSGEIIETPITANFREGLTVLQYFISTHGARKGLADTALKTADSGYLTRRLVDVAQDVIISELDCGTVEGIYVMPIIEAGETIEPLRDRIIGRVSLERLKDFEGKTIVEINEEIDEDKASAVQAAGIERVKIRSVLTCESKRGCCILCYGRNLGSGKMVEMGEAVGVIAAQSIGEPGTQLTMRTFHIGGTASRVQDASHLEAKNAGKVHFINLVTVRSKDGGLVAFNRNGSIAIIDEKGREKERYAIVYGAKLKVEDGTQVKLGDVIGEWDPYTFSILTEIAGTVQFKDLQEGVTLNEEIDEVTGLSRLVVGDSSDEKRQPAIIIKSAKGNKRYLMPSRAHLMLQDGDEVTPGDILAKIPRETTRTKDITGGLPRVVELFEARKPRDPAIISKIDGVVRFGDVSKGQRKVYVTADNGQEEEYSVPRGVYVNVQEGERLRAGDALIDGPRNPHDILEVLGERELQQYLVNEIQEVYRLQGVSISDKHIETIVRQMLRWVKIEEVGDSNFLLEQQIDRFRFNAENQRVLMEGGRPAIGRPLLLGITKASLSTDSFISAASFQETTRVLTEASINGSVDTLRGLKENVIVGRLIPAGTGMAYYRNVQLSPELEEAAAQVQQEVTAAIEAEERELEQMRMEGEQEELAAE from the coding sequence ATGTTCCGCTCCAGCCCTTTTGAACTAACCGGACCGATCACCGACTTCGACTCCATCAAGATCCAGCTCGCCAGCCCCGAGAAGATCCGCTCATGGTCGCACGGTGAAGTCACCAAGCCTGAAACCATCAACTACCGCACGTTCAAGCCCGAACGTGACGGCCTCTTCTGCGCGCGCATCTTTGGACCGATCACCGACTGGGAGTGCCTCTGCGGCAAGTACAAGCGCATGAAGCACCGCGGCGTGATCTGCGACAAGTGCGGCGTTGAAGTCACTCTGTCCAAGGTCCGCCGTGAGCGGCTTGGCCACATCGAGCTCGCTTCGCCCTGCTCGCACGTCTGGTTCTTCAAGGGCCTGCCGTCGCGTATCGGCCACCTGCTCGACATCTCGCTGCGTGAGCTCGAAGCCGTGTTGTACTTCGAGTCCTACGTCGTCGTCGATCCAGGCGACGCGCCCGTCAAGGAGCGCGAGGTCATCAAGGACGAGAACCGCTTCCGCGAGCTCGACCAGCAGTATCGCCCCTCCGGCTTCAAGGCCATGATGGGTGCCGAGGCCATTAAGGAACTGCTCAAGCGCGTCGAGATCACGGAACTCGCGATCGAACTGCGCGAGCGCATGAAGACCGAGACCTCGCTGCAGAAGAAGCTCAAGTACGCCAAGCGTCTCAAGGTCGTTGAGGCCTTCCGCCGCTCGGACAACAAGCCCCAGTGGATGATCCTCGACGTGATCCCCGTGATCCCGCCTGAGCTGCGCCCCCTGGTGCCGCTGGACGGCGGCCGCTTCGCGACCTCGGATCTCAACGATCTGTATCGCCGCGTGATCAACCGTAACAACCGCCTCAAGAAGCTCATGGACCTCCATGCGCCTGAGGTCATCGTGCGCAACGAAAAGCGCATGCTGCAGGAGGCCGTCGACGCTCTGTTCGATAACGGCCGCCGTGGCCGCGTGCTGCGCGGTGCGAACAACCGTCCGCTCAAGTCGCTCTCCGACACCCTCAAGGGCAAGCAGGGCCGCTTCCGTCAGAACCTGCTCGGCAAGCGCGTCGATTACTCGGGCCGTTCCGTAATCGTCGTCGGTCCCGAACTCAAGCTGCACCAGTGCGGCCTGCCCAAGAAGATGGCGCTCGAGCTCTTCAAGCCGTTCATCTATCACCGTCTCGAACAGACCGGCCACTGCACGACCATCAAGCAAGCGAAGGAAATGGTCGAACAGCAGGACCCGATCGTCTGGGACATCCTCGAAGAGGTCATCAAGGATCACCCGGTCCTTCTGAACCGCGCACCGACCCTCCATCGTCTGGGCATCCAGGCGTTTGAGCCGGTGCTCGTCGAAGGCAAGGCGATCAAGATCCACCCGCTCGTCTGCACCGCCTTCAACGCGGACTTCGACGGCGATCAGATGGCTGTGCATATCCCGCTCTCGCCCGAAGCCCAGATTGAGGCCTCGGTCCTGATGCTGGCTTCGCACAACATCCTCTCGCCGGCCAGTGGTCAGCCGATCACGGTGCCGACGCAGGATCTCGTGCTCGGTCTCTACTACCTGACGAAGGCCAAGGTCGGCGCTCAGGGTGAAGGCCGCGTGTTCGCCAATATCGAAGAAGTGCTGATGGCCCTCGAAGCCAAGCAGGTAGAGACGCTGACGCCCATTCGTCTGCGCTACACCGGCCCTGTGCTCGACATGACCACCGCCTACGACGATCAGGACCTCACGCACACCGAGCCGGTTGAGTTCACCAGGCAGTTCATCAACACGACCGTCGGCCGCGCCATCCTGAACGACCGTCTGCCGGAGGGCATGCCCTACGTCAACGGCCTGCTCAAGAAGAAGGGCATCGGCCAGCTGATCAACTACCTGTACCTGAACCTCGGTCTCGAGGTTACGGTGCATGCTCTCGATCGCATCAAGGAACTGGGCTTCCAGTACGCGACCAAGTCCGGCCTCTCGGTCGGGTTGGACGACATGGTCATTCCGGATTCGAAGTACACCGTTGTGCATGAGGCTGAGAAGCAGGTCATCGCGATGCAGCAGCAGTATCTCGACGGTTCGATCACGAACCTGGAGCGGTCTAATAAAGTTACCCAGATGTGGTCTGGCGTTACCGAGCGTGTTGCCGACGACATGTTCAACAACATGAAGCGCGCGGACAAGGAAGGAGCCATGAACCCGATCTACATCATGGCCGACTCCGGTGCTCGTGGTTCGAAGCAGCAGATTCGTCAGCTCTCCGGTATGCGCGGACTGATGGCCAAGCCCTCGGGCGAAATCATCGAGACCCCCATCACGGCGAACTTCCGTGAAGGCCTCACCGTACTTCAGTACTTCATCTCGACGCACGGCGCTCGTAAGGGCCTGGCGGATACCGCGCTCAAGACGGCCGACTCGGGTTACCTCACGCGTCGTCTGGTCGACGTCGCGCAGGATGTGATCATCTCCGAGCTCGACTGCGGTACGGTCGAAGGCATCTACGTGATGCCGATCATCGAAGCCGGCGAGACCATCGAGCCATTGCGCGACCGTATCATCGGCCGCGTCTCGCTCGAGCGCCTCAAGGACTTCGAAGGCAAGACCATCGTCGAGATCAACGAAGAGATCGACGAGGACAAGGCTTCCGCGGTTCAGGCAGCGGGTATCGAGCGCGTCAAGATTCGCTCGGTTCTCACCTGCGAGTCCAAGCGCGGTTGCTGCATCCTCTGCTACGGTCGTAACCTCGGTTCGGGCAAGATGGTCGAGATGGGTGAAGCCGTCGGTGTCATCGCGGCGCAGTCCATCGGCGAGCCTGGAACTCAGCTCACCATGCGTACCTTCCACATCGGCGGAACAGCGTCGCGTGTGCAGGATGCTTCGCACCTCGAAGCCAAGAACGCCGGCAAGGTCCACTTCATCAACCTCGTCACTGTCCGTTCCAAGGATGGCGGCCTGGTGGCGTTCAACCGTAACGGTTCGATCGCGATCATCGATGAGAAGGGCCGTGAGAAGGAGCGCTACGCGATCGTCTACGGCGCAAAGCTGAAGGTCGAAGACGGAACGCAGGTCAAGCTCGGCGACGTCATCGGCGAGTGGGACCCCTACACGTTCTCCATCCTCACGGAGATCGCCGGCACGGTCCAGTTCAAGGATCTGCAGGAAGGTGTCACGCTGAACGAAGAGATCGACGAAGTCACCGGGCTCTCGCGCCTGGTGGTCGGCGACTCCTCGGACGAGAAGCGCCAGCCCGCGATCATCATCAAGTCCGCGAAGGGCAACAAGCGTTACCTGATGCCCTCACGCGCCCACTTGATGCTGCAGGACGGCGATGAAGTCACCCCCGGTGACATCCTCGCGAAGATCCCGCGTGAAACGACTCGTACGAAGGACATCACGGGCGGTCTGCCGCGCGTGGTCGAACTCTTCGAGGCCCGCAAGCCCCGCGATCCGGCGATCATCTCCAAGATCGACGGCGTGGTCCGCTTCGGCGATGTTTCCAAGGGTCAGCGCAAGGTCTACGTCACGGCGGACAACGGCCAGGAAGAGGAGTACAGCGTTCCTCGCGGTGTCTACGTCAACGTGCAGGAAGGTGAACGCCTGCGCGCCGGCGACGCTCTGATCGACGGCCCCCGCAACCCGCACGACATCCTCGAGGTGTTGGGCGAGCGCGAGCTGCAGCAGTATCTCGTCAACGAGATCCAGGAAGTCTATCGTCTGCAGGGCGTGTCCATCTCGGACAAGCACATCGAGACGATCGTCCGCCAGATGCTGCGTTGGGTCAAGATCGAAGAGGTTGGCGACAGCAACTTCCTTCTGGAACAGCAGATCGACCGCTTCCGCTTCAACGCCGAGAATCAGCGCGTGCTGATGGAAGGTGGCCGTCCGGCCATCGGTCGTCCGCTGCTGCTGGGCATCACGAAGGCGTCGCTCTCGACCGATAGCTTCATCTCGGCCGCGAGCTTCCAGGAGACCACCCGCGTCCTCACCGAAGCCAGCATCAACGGCTCGGTAGACACGCTGCGCGGCCTCAAGGAAAACGTCATCGTCGGCCGCTTGATCCCCGCCGGTACGGGCATGGCATACTACCGCAACGTTCAGCTCTCTCCGGAGCTGGAAGAAGCGGCAGCCCAGGTCCAGCAGGAAGTCACTGCGGCGATCGAAGCCGAAGAGCGCGAGCTCGAGCAGATGCGCATGGAAGGCGAACAGGAAGAACTGGCCGCCGAATAG